The following coding sequences are from one Stigmatopora nigra isolate UIUO_SnigA chromosome 10, RoL_Snig_1.1, whole genome shotgun sequence window:
- the uroc1 gene encoding urocanate hydratase isoform X1 has protein sequence MANLKELCSGLPLDPLPPNQGRDPNVPHAPVRTPDLTVQEERLALRNALRYFPPAHHETLAPEFAQELRQYGHIYMYRFCPGVRLRAYPINEYPCRTRQAAAIMLMIMNNLDPAVAQFPQELITYGGNGQVFSNWAQFRLVMRYLSEMTEEQTLVMYSGHPMGLFPSLPSSPRAIITNGMVIPNHSSREQYEKMFALGVSMYGQMTAGSYCYIGPQGIVHGTLLTVLNAGRRYLGSGDLRGRVFVTSGLGGMSGAQAKAAVIAGCIGVIAEVDEAPLKKRHQQGWLMEVSADLDHCIKRIRENRRSKTPLSLGYHGNIVALWERLLLEYQQTGELLVDLGSDQTSLHNPFNGGYYPVQLKFHQANQLMSTDPSYFRRMVKESLQRHVNVINKLSDVGMFFWDYGNAFLLEAQRAGAAVEKVGGGATEFRYPSYVQHIMGDIFSLGFGPFRWVCTSGDPQDLAVTDDIAATVLEDMSGNVTDRVRQQYDDNIRWIREAGKHKMVVGSQARILYSDQKGRVSIALAINRAIAEGKVSAPVVISRDHHDVSGTDSPFRETSNVYDGSAFCADMAVQNFVGDAFRGATWVALHNGGGVGWGEVMNGGFGLLLDGSEEAAKRASLMLNWDVSNGVARRSWCGNSNAYETIQRTMEVDRNLRVTMPFPVQDERVLDRALQG, from the exons ATGGCCAACTTAAAGGAGTTATGTAGTGGTTTACCTCTGGATCCTTTACCTCCAAACCAAGGAAGAGACCCCAATGTCCCTCATGCACCTGTACGGACTCCAGATCTAACTGTCCAAGAAGAGAGG TTGGCATTGAGAAACGCCCTGCGCTATTTCCCTCCGGCCCATCATGAAACACTTGCACCGGAATTTGCACAAGAACTACGACAATATGGGCACATTTATATGTACCGGTTTTGTCCTGGTGTACGCCTGAG AGCGTACCCTATAAACGAGTACCCATGCCGGACACGCCAAGCAGCCGCCATAATGTTGATGATTATGAACAACTTGGACCCAGCAGTGGCCCAg tttccacAGGAGCTCATCACTTACGGAGGAAATGGACAAGTTTTCAGTAACTGGGCTCAG ttcCGTCTTGTGATGCGTTATCTGAGTGAAATGACAGAGGAGCAGACTTTGGTCATGTACAGTGGTCACCCCATGGGTCTGTTCCCAAGCTTGCCCTCCTCCCCTCGCGCTATTATCACCAATGGCATG GTTATCCCAAACCACTCCTCCAGAGAGCAATATGAAAAGATGTTTGCGCTTGGTGTATCTAT gtATGGTCAAATGACAGCTGGCAGCTACTGCTACATTGGACCTCAGGGGATTGTTCATGGTACTTTg CTGACTGTGCTGAATGCTGGTCGGAGATACCTGGGCTCTGGTGACCTGAGGGGGCGTGTCTTTGTCACATCTGGCCTGGGGGGCATGAGTGGAGCTCAGGCTAAAGCAGCTGTCATTGCGGGATGCATTGGCGTCATTGCAGAG GTTGATGAGGCTCCTCTCAAAAAAAGACACCAGCAAGGCTGGCTAATGGAGGTCAGCGCAGATTTGGATCACTGCATTAAACGCATTAG agaaaatagacGTTCAAAGACTCCACTCAGTTTGGGATATCATGGCAATATTGTTGCTTTGTG GGAGAGATTGCTGTTAGAGTACCAGCAGACCGGTGAGCTCCTGGTAGATTTGGGCTCGGACCAAACATCTCTCCACAACCCCTTCAATGGAGGCTACTACCCAGTACAACTGAAATTCCACCAGGCCAACCAGCTCATGTCTACAGATCCTAGTTATTTCCGCCGCATGGTCAAAGAAAG CCTCCAAAGACATGTGAATGTTATCAACAAGCTATCGGATGTAGGCATGTTCTTTTGGGACTATGGTAACGCATTTCTACTGGAGGCTCAAAGGGCTG GTGCTGCTGTGGAAAAAGTTGGTGGGGGAGCCACAGAATTCCGCTACCCATCCTATGTCCAGCATATCATGGG AGATATTTTTTCTTTGGGATTTGGTCCATTTCGTTGGGTCTGCACATCTGGGGACCCCCAAGATCTTGCCGTAACTGATGACATTGCCGCCACAGTCCTGGAGGACATGAGTGGCAACGTGACTGACCGTGTCAGACAACAGTACGACGACAACATCCGATGGATCAGGGAGGCTGGAAAACACAAAATG gTTGTAGGTTCCCAGGCCAGAATTCTCTACTCCGACCAGAAAGGAAGAGTATCCATTGCTTTGGCCATTAACCGAGCCATTGCTGAAGGAAAGGTCTCG GCTCCGGTGGTGATCAGCAGGGACCACCATGATGTGAGTGGTACTGACAGCCCCTTCAGAGAGACTTCCAATGTATATGATGGTTCTGCCTTCTGTGCAG ATATGGCAGTCCAGAACTTTGTGGGTGATGCCTTCAGGGGGGCTACATGGGTTGCCCTGCATAATGGTGGTGGTGTTGGATG GGGGGAGGTGATGAATGGAGGATTTGGTTTGCTTTTGGATGGTTCTGAGGAGGCAGCTAAGCGAGCTTCTCTGATGCTCAACTGGGATGTGTCCAATGGA GTAGCACGTCGCAGCTGGTGTGGGAATTCCAATGCATATGAGACTATCCAGCGCACCATGGAGGTGGATAGGAACCTGCGGGTTACCATGCCTTTTCCTGTACAGGATGAGCGTGTGCTGGACCGAGCTCTTCAGGGTTGA
- the uroc1 gene encoding urocanate hydratase isoform X2: MLMIMNNLDPAVAQFPQELITYGGNGQVFSNWAQFRLVMRYLSEMTEEQTLVMYSGHPMGLFPSLPSSPRAIITNGMVIPNHSSREQYEKMFALGVSMYGQMTAGSYCYIGPQGIVHGTLLTVLNAGRRYLGSGDLRGRVFVTSGLGGMSGAQAKAAVIAGCIGVIAEVDEAPLKKRHQQGWLMEVSADLDHCIKRIRENRRSKTPLSLGYHGNIVALWERLLLEYQQTGELLVDLGSDQTSLHNPFNGGYYPVQLKFHQANQLMSTDPSYFRRMVKESLQRHVNVINKLSDVGMFFWDYGNAFLLEAQRAGAAVEKVGGGATEFRYPSYVQHIMGDIFSLGFGPFRWVCTSGDPQDLAVTDDIAATVLEDMSGNVTDRVRQQYDDNIRWIREAGKHKMVVGSQARILYSDQKGRVSIALAINRAIAEGKVSAPVVISRDHHDVSGTDSPFRETSNVYDGSAFCADMAVQNFVGDAFRGATWVALHNGGGVGWGEVMNGGFGLLLDGSEEAAKRASLMLNWDVSNGVARRSWCGNSNAYETIQRTMEVDRNLRVTMPFPVQDERVLDRALQG; the protein is encoded by the exons ATGTTGATGATTATGAACAACTTGGACCCAGCAGTGGCCCAg tttccacAGGAGCTCATCACTTACGGAGGAAATGGACAAGTTTTCAGTAACTGGGCTCAG ttcCGTCTTGTGATGCGTTATCTGAGTGAAATGACAGAGGAGCAGACTTTGGTCATGTACAGTGGTCACCCCATGGGTCTGTTCCCAAGCTTGCCCTCCTCCCCTCGCGCTATTATCACCAATGGCATG GTTATCCCAAACCACTCCTCCAGAGAGCAATATGAAAAGATGTTTGCGCTTGGTGTATCTAT gtATGGTCAAATGACAGCTGGCAGCTACTGCTACATTGGACCTCAGGGGATTGTTCATGGTACTTTg CTGACTGTGCTGAATGCTGGTCGGAGATACCTGGGCTCTGGTGACCTGAGGGGGCGTGTCTTTGTCACATCTGGCCTGGGGGGCATGAGTGGAGCTCAGGCTAAAGCAGCTGTCATTGCGGGATGCATTGGCGTCATTGCAGAG GTTGATGAGGCTCCTCTCAAAAAAAGACACCAGCAAGGCTGGCTAATGGAGGTCAGCGCAGATTTGGATCACTGCATTAAACGCATTAG agaaaatagacGTTCAAAGACTCCACTCAGTTTGGGATATCATGGCAATATTGTTGCTTTGTG GGAGAGATTGCTGTTAGAGTACCAGCAGACCGGTGAGCTCCTGGTAGATTTGGGCTCGGACCAAACATCTCTCCACAACCCCTTCAATGGAGGCTACTACCCAGTACAACTGAAATTCCACCAGGCCAACCAGCTCATGTCTACAGATCCTAGTTATTTCCGCCGCATGGTCAAAGAAAG CCTCCAAAGACATGTGAATGTTATCAACAAGCTATCGGATGTAGGCATGTTCTTTTGGGACTATGGTAACGCATTTCTACTGGAGGCTCAAAGGGCTG GTGCTGCTGTGGAAAAAGTTGGTGGGGGAGCCACAGAATTCCGCTACCCATCCTATGTCCAGCATATCATGGG AGATATTTTTTCTTTGGGATTTGGTCCATTTCGTTGGGTCTGCACATCTGGGGACCCCCAAGATCTTGCCGTAACTGATGACATTGCCGCCACAGTCCTGGAGGACATGAGTGGCAACGTGACTGACCGTGTCAGACAACAGTACGACGACAACATCCGATGGATCAGGGAGGCTGGAAAACACAAAATG gTTGTAGGTTCCCAGGCCAGAATTCTCTACTCCGACCAGAAAGGAAGAGTATCCATTGCTTTGGCCATTAACCGAGCCATTGCTGAAGGAAAGGTCTCG GCTCCGGTGGTGATCAGCAGGGACCACCATGATGTGAGTGGTACTGACAGCCCCTTCAGAGAGACTTCCAATGTATATGATGGTTCTGCCTTCTGTGCAG ATATGGCAGTCCAGAACTTTGTGGGTGATGCCTTCAGGGGGGCTACATGGGTTGCCCTGCATAATGGTGGTGGTGTTGGATG GGGGGAGGTGATGAATGGAGGATTTGGTTTGCTTTTGGATGGTTCTGAGGAGGCAGCTAAGCGAGCTTCTCTGATGCTCAACTGGGATGTGTCCAATGGA GTAGCACGTCGCAGCTGGTGTGGGAATTCCAATGCATATGAGACTATCCAGCGCACCATGGAGGTGGATAGGAACCTGCGGGTTACCATGCCTTTTCCTGTACAGGATGAGCGTGTGCTGGACCGAGCTCTTCAGGGTTGA